The Oncorhynchus kisutch isolate 150728-3 linkage group LG10, Okis_V2, whole genome shotgun sequence region CTGCTGAGTATTGTAAGTATTAGTATTGACTGTTCATCATTGTTGTCTGTTGTGATCTTGGCTGGGTCAGATGGAGAAGGCCAACTCTCGCATGAAGCAGCTGAAGAGGCAGCttgaggaggctgaggaggaggcCACACGTGCCAACGCCTACCGCAGGAAGCTGCAGAGGGAGCTGGACGATGCCACTGAGGCCACTCTCAGCCGTGAGGTCAACACACTCAAGAGCCGCCTCAGGTATTTAGagcccccgcacacacacacacacaaacagctgtGTATATTGGCCAAATTGAGGGTCCTCTTTACTAATACCTCTCCTGGCCCCCTCTGTCCCCTGCAGGCGTGGAGGCCCCGTCAGTTTCTCCTCCAGCCGCTCAGGCAGGCGTCAGCTGCAGGTGGAGGGAACATCGCTCGACCTCCTATCCGACGATGAGGTGGAAAACAAGACCACGGACGCCAATGCCAACGAGACGCCAGCAGATCCCCAACCAGAGTAGACGAGCTCCCTCCAGCCCACACGCAGCATGGCCTCTGCCCCCACAAACCTtacccctgtcctcctaaccccaGACACCAGCAGTGGACCCCACTACTCTGCCTTACCCCTCTATGGCAAGCTGCAGGGCCAAGCAAATCCATCATCTCCTCTATATGAATATACCGCACATCAAGCCTTGGATTCG contains the following coding sequences:
- the LOC116375892 gene encoding myosin heavy chain, embryonic smooth muscle isoform-like; its protein translation is MDTLTLELVAERNMTQKSENARQQLERQNKDLRAKLGELEGSVKSRFKASITALEAKILQLEEQLEQEAKERAAANKLVRRTAKKLKEVCMQVEDERRHSDQYKEQMEKANSRMKQLKRQLEEAEEEATRANAYRRKLQRELDDATEATLSREVNTLKSRLRRGGPVSFSSSRSGRRQLQVEGTSLDLLSDDEVENKTTDANANETPADPQPE